The proteins below come from a single Flavobacterium lindanitolerans genomic window:
- a CDS encoding reprolysin-like metallopeptidase, which yields MKKLLPLIVFVLMFSAGYSQSLPIWTKTTAEKLSVLEKADRSSMPQKFQIFHLDFSGLKSQLQMAPSREAGEVSNVIIAFPNAEGKLENYRIYESSVMAPELAKAHPEIQSYIGQGIDDPTARIHLTTTIFGLHTMTLSGRGTFYIDPYTKDVKNYIVYDKSDLTTSRNFECKVQENTVESMDVPLPPPASDGRFRTYRLAMACTVEYATFHVNAAVTAGTLSPTATLAQKKAAVLAAMNVTVARVNSVYERDMSLRMQLVANNESVIFVDADNFTNDDAEALIDESQVVIDNAIGNTNYDIGHTVSTGGGGLAQSPAVCISSGKAKGITGSDAPVGDPYDIDYVAHEMGHQFGAAHTFNNSCGNNRQTGSAVEPGSGSTIMGYAGICSPNVQNGSDAYFHAVSIAQMVSHITGNFGNCVPGVANGNTPPTVPALTSYTIPAGTPFVLRGSATDVNGDALTYCWEQTNSGVNTNLPSATSTTSNPNFRSVAPSSSPNRYFPSLANIVSGGTSPWEVIPTVARTLNFALTVRDNRSPNGGQTTRQNMTVTTSTAAGPFTVTSQNTDGITWTQGQTQTVTWNVANTTAAPFNTANVNILLSTDGGLTYPTVLVANTPNDGSQTITVPNTAAPFCRIMVESVGNIFYAINSKTFAIGYTVTNTCNTYTTNTAFAIPDNNQNFTVRATSIPTTANISDVNVAVNISHTYLADLQVVLVNPAQTLVPLFLNACDGVTTSLNATFDDQGTNVTCGAVITGNILPAEPLSIYNGTNPQGNWLFAVRDLAAQDTGTVNSFSITICSQTAVLSTENFGLADFKIYPNPNNGTFNIQFNSDSSNEIKVGVHDIRGREIFNQSYQNTGLFSQSLQLSNAQSGIYLVTVQDGDKKEVKKIVIQ from the coding sequence ATGAAAAAACTATTACCGTTAATTGTTTTTGTCCTTATGTTTTCTGCGGGTTATTCGCAGTCTCTACCAATTTGGACAAAAACCACTGCAGAAAAGCTAAGTGTTTTGGAAAAAGCAGACCGTAGCTCTATGCCACAAAAATTCCAGATTTTTCATTTGGATTTTTCAGGATTGAAATCGCAACTGCAAATGGCTCCTTCAAGGGAGGCAGGTGAGGTTTCAAATGTAATAATTGCTTTTCCAAACGCTGAAGGAAAGCTTGAAAATTACAGAATTTATGAATCGTCAGTAATGGCGCCTGAATTAGCAAAAGCACATCCTGAAATCCAGTCCTATATTGGTCAGGGAATTGATGATCCTACTGCTAGAATTCACCTTACAACTACAATTTTTGGGCTTCACACAATGACATTGTCTGGAAGAGGAACATTTTACATTGATCCTTATACCAAAGACGTAAAGAACTATATTGTTTATGATAAGTCTGACTTGACAACATCTCGTAATTTTGAGTGTAAGGTTCAGGAGAATACGGTAGAATCTATGGATGTTCCGTTACCGCCGCCTGCAAGTGATGGTAGATTCAGAACTTACCGTTTGGCTATGGCTTGTACTGTAGAGTATGCAACATTTCACGTAAATGCAGCGGTTACTGCAGGAACTTTGAGTCCAACAGCTACCCTGGCACAAAAAAAAGCGGCTGTTTTGGCAGCAATGAACGTAACAGTTGCACGCGTAAATAGTGTGTATGAAAGAGATATGTCATTAAGGATGCAATTGGTTGCTAATAATGAAAGCGTAATTTTTGTTGATGCAGATAACTTTACAAATGATGATGCTGAAGCTTTGATTGACGAAAGCCAGGTAGTAATTGATAATGCGATTGGTAATACAAACTATGATATAGGACATACCGTAAGTACAGGTGGTGGCGGATTAGCACAATCTCCGGCAGTATGTATATCATCTGGAAAAGCTAAAGGTATTACAGGATCTGATGCTCCGGTTGGAGATCCATATGATATTGATTATGTAGCTCACGAAATGGGACACCAATTTGGAGCTGCACATACATTTAATAATTCTTGCGGGAATAACAGACAGACTGGTTCTGCTGTAGAACCAGGTAGTGGGTCTACCATTATGGGTTATGCAGGAATCTGTTCTCCTAACGTGCAAAATGGTTCGGATGCTTATTTTCATGCTGTAAGTATCGCACAGATGGTTTCTCATATAACAGGAAATTTTGGTAACTGTGTTCCAGGAGTAGCTAATGGAAACACACCTCCAACGGTTCCTGCTTTGACAAGTTATACAATTCCTGCCGGAACGCCTTTTGTTTTGAGAGGAAGTGCAACAGATGTGAATGGTGATGCACTGACATATTGCTGGGAACAGACTAACTCAGGAGTTAATACAAACTTGCCTAGTGCCACTTCAACGACTTCTAACCCTAACTTTAGATCTGTAGCCCCTTCAAGCTCTCCAAATAGATATTTCCCTTCTTTGGCAAATATTGTAAGTGGAGGTACTTCTCCCTGGGAAGTGATTCCTACTGTAGCAAGAACATTGAATTTTGCTCTTACGGTTAGGGATAACAGATCTCCTAACGGAGGACAGACCACCAGACAAAACATGACGGTTACAACTAGCACGGCAGCAGGCCCATTTACTGTAACGTCCCAAAATACAGATGGAATAACTTGGACACAAGGGCAGACGCAGACCGTTACATGGAACGTTGCGAATACAACAGCTGCGCCTTTCAATACAGCTAATGTCAATATTTTACTTTCAACTGATGGAGGATTGACTTATCCAACAGTTTTAGTTGCTAATACGCCAAATGATGGTTCGCAAACGATAACGGTTCCAAATACTGCAGCTCCATTTTGTAGAATTATGGTAGAATCGGTAGGGAATATCTTTTATGCCATTAACTCAAAAACCTTTGCAATTGGATATACTGTAACAAATACTTGTAATACCTATACTACCAATACGGCTTTTGCTATACCTGATAACAATCAGAACTTTACTGTTAGAGCTACCAGCATACCAACAACTGCTAACATATCTGATGTAAATGTGGCTGTTAATATATCTCACACCTATCTTGCAGATTTACAAGTCGTACTTGTTAATCCGGCACAAACTCTTGTTCCTCTTTTCCTTAATGCATGTGACGGTGTGACAACGAGTTTAAATGCAACCTTTGATGATCAGGGTACTAATGTTACCTGTGGTGCTGTGATTACGGGTAATATTCTGCCAGCAGAGCCGTTATCTATTTATAATGGAACAAATCCACAAGGAAACTGGTTGTTTGCGGTTAGAGATTTAGCAGCACAGGATACAGGAACTGTAAATTCATTTTCAATAACAATTTGTTCTCAAACTGCCGTTTTGAGTACTGAAAATTTTGGGCTAGCAGACTTTAAGATTTATCCTAACCCAAATAATGGTACTTTCAATATTCAGTTTAATTCTGATTCAAGTAATGAAATTAAAGTCGGTGTACATGATATTAGAGGAAGAGAGATTTTTAATCAGTCCTACCAAAATACCGGATTGTTCTCTCAGAGCCTTCAATTAAGTAATGCACAGTCGGGAATTTATCTTGTTACTGTTCAGGATGGGGATAAGAAAGAAGTTAAGAAGATAGTGATTCAATAA
- a CDS encoding bifunctional riboflavin kinase/FAD synthetase — translation MNIFHNIQDFKPNKNTVATLGTFDGVHLGHKKIIERLTQEAEKSNTESLVLTFFPHPRMVLQGNSVIQLLNTIREKAELLENIGLQNLIIHPFDESFSQLSAEEFVKTILVDQFQIKKIIIGHDHRFGKNRSADINDLIAYGKIYDFEVEQISAQEIDEVSISSTKIRKALMSGDIQLANEYLGYNYFITGTVVKGRQLGRTIGFPTANLKIEEEYKLIPLNGVYIVKSHWNGKEVFGMMNIGTNPTVDGKERTIETNFLDLEEDLYGKEMRIYFLQRIRSEEKFDSIDTLKAAIENDKIITQSFIKSLK, via the coding sequence TTGAATATTTTCCACAACATACAAGATTTTAAACCCAACAAAAATACCGTTGCCACGCTTGGAACATTCGACGGCGTTCATTTGGGGCATAAAAAAATAATCGAACGGCTCACACAAGAGGCTGAAAAAAGCAATACTGAAAGTCTGGTACTTACCTTTTTCCCACATCCAAGAATGGTGCTACAGGGTAATTCTGTAATACAACTCCTGAATACGATCCGGGAAAAAGCAGAATTATTAGAAAACATTGGGCTGCAAAACCTAATCATACATCCGTTCGACGAAAGTTTTTCGCAGTTAAGTGCCGAAGAATTTGTCAAGACCATACTTGTTGACCAATTTCAAATCAAAAAGATAATCATAGGACACGACCACCGTTTTGGAAAAAACCGTTCTGCAGATATCAACGATTTGATTGCCTATGGAAAAATATACGATTTTGAAGTAGAACAAATTTCTGCTCAAGAAATTGATGAAGTTTCGATAAGCTCCACAAAAATAAGGAAAGCCCTTATGAGTGGCGATATCCAATTAGCAAATGAATATCTTGGATACAACTATTTCATTACGGGAACAGTTGTAAAAGGAAGACAGCTCGGGAGGACAATTGGCTTCCCAACAGCCAATTTAAAAATTGAAGAAGAATACAAGCTGATTCCTTTAAATGGCGTTTACATCGTCAAAAGCCACTGGAACGGAAAAGAAGTTTTTGGTATGATGAACATTGGCACCAATCCTACCGTTGACGGAAAGGAAAGAACAATAGAAACAAATTTCTTAGATTTGGAAGAAGATTTATACGGAAAGGAAATGCGCATTTATTTTCTGCAACGGATTCGTTCTGAAGAGAAATTCGATTCTATTGACACCCTTAAAGCAGCGATTGAAAATGATAAAATCATAACCCAAAGTTTTATAAAAAGTTTAAAATGA